Proteins encoded by one window of Acetivibrio thermocellus ATCC 27405:
- a CDS encoding type II secretion system protein — protein sequence MAKLFKNLNNNQGMTLVEVVVALALLGILVVPITIGFMNTIRIAKLIERQTEVNAVSEVVKDQVAEALIQQNYPLTLLESAPTGTEWYLRPFIADAKSTPNVEKKSPNLAVVYSSGAKNEKYFYTVSYKHESCYDPEYPYTYHVIVNILTKNNKGEIETLNTFKIAANVNTTL from the coding sequence ATGGCTAAGTTATTTAAAAATTTAAACAACAATCAAGGTATGACTCTTGTAGAGGTTGTTGTTGCACTAGCTTTGCTGGGTATTTTGGTTGTTCCGATAACAATTGGTTTTATGAATACGATTCGAATAGCCAAACTTATTGAACGGCAGACAGAAGTAAATGCCGTGAGCGAGGTAGTAAAGGACCAGGTGGCTGAGGCTTTGATTCAGCAAAATTATCCTCTTACGTTGCTTGAATCTGCACCGACAGGGACTGAGTGGTATTTGAGGCCGTTTATTGCTGATGCCAAGTCAACTCCTAATGTTGAAAAGAAATCACCGAATCTTGCTGTGGTTTATTCTTCAGGTGCAAAAAATGAGAAATATTTTTATACCGTTAGTTATAAGCATGAGAGTTGTTATGATCCGGAATATCCTTATACTTACCATGTAATTGTAAATATTTTAACAAAAAATAACAAAGGCGAGATTGAAACACTGAATACCTTTAAAATTGCGGCTAATGTGAATACTACACTTTAA
- a CDS encoding PilN domain-containing protein, producing the protein MKGDINLLPEEIMSTTSYERPSSGSGVIKLVIGLILVGVVIGCSILAPVLHIKMLERELAQLEKEITSEKYAEVKKVNADLASIDGVLAKKKTVLNQIDSTSYPINDIFVALKNAEPVGCTLTNIEFKNNKLKLTGIAKDNFVIAEFVSAIQRLSFLTLDSEVNVQNGNIFSFTLRVGGKDGN; encoded by the coding sequence ATGAAGGGTGATATTAATTTACTGCCGGAAGAGATAATGTCCACGACGTCCTATGAGCGACCAAGTTCAGGCTCCGGTGTGATAAAGTTGGTAATAGGCTTAATTTTAGTGGGTGTCGTTATCGGATGTTCAATTCTGGCACCGGTTTTACACATAAAGATGCTGGAAAGAGAACTTGCCCAGCTTGAAAAAGAGATAACCAGCGAAAAATATGCTGAGGTAAAAAAGGTAAATGCAGATTTGGCATCTATCGACGGTGTGTTGGCAAAGAAAAAAACTGTTTTGAATCAAATTGACAGTACCAGTTATCCGATAAATGATATATTCGTTGCATTAAAAAATGCCGAACCTGTGGGATGTACATTAACTAATATTGAATTCAAGAATAATAAACTGAAATTAACCGGTATAGCGAAAGATAATTTTGTAATTGCCGAGTTTGTGTCTGCTATTCAGAGACTCAGTTTTTTAACTTTGGACAGTGAAGTTAATGTCCAGAATGGAAATATATTCAGCTTTACATTGCGTGTAGGCGGAAAGGATGGAAACTAA
- a CDS encoding pilus assembly FimT family protein: protein MFKNNCKGVTLVEMIVVIALMGIMAPIIYVVFIGGLNNFARGCNFIDQQYDIQDAIRQVRHDVQDAKTVEMWMTGEVAARGKEKLSSVSFTMSLPGEPEVKKEWKFADDSLQLRFVNNGVASEFVKVIDNIDISKSYFEYYEDGEVKQLILHILPKQNEKILNKAGNVQNEIITEYSVRYKSIVRYDD from the coding sequence ATGTTTAAAAATAACTGTAAGGGCGTAACGTTGGTAGAGATGATAGTTGTGATAGCCCTGATGGGAATAATGGCCCCCATCATTTACGTTGTATTTATTGGCGGGCTGAATAATTTTGCGCGGGGATGTAACTTTATTGACCAGCAGTATGATATTCAGGATGCTATACGTCAGGTAAGGCATGATGTTCAGGATGCCAAAACCGTTGAAATGTGGATGACCGGTGAAGTAGCTGCAAGAGGTAAGGAGAAGCTTAGCAGTGTGAGCTTTACCATGAGCCTGCCGGGAGAACCTGAAGTAAAGAAGGAATGGAAGTTTGCAGATGATTCGCTTCAGTTAAGATTTGTTAATAACGGTGTGGCCAGTGAGTTTGTTAAAGTTATTGATAATATTGATATCAGCAAGAGTTATTTTGAATACTATGAAGACGGTGAGGTAAAACAGCTGATTCTTCACATTTTACCGAAGCAAAATGAAAAAATATTGAACAAAGCCGGAAATGTTCAGAATGAGATAATTACAGAGTATTCTGTTAGATATAAATCAATTGTCAGGTATGATGATTAA
- a CDS encoding type II secretion system protein, with amino-acid sequence MKKMLKNQKGFSLVELLIVIAIMGVLAAVAFSMFAGVLGNSKRRADERTADQIAKAISAYMVDTGDTELTVLKSGAEGSSEVENVIVNLQKELWIWKDASGNFESAEDAPSDNPDAKKYGPYLTPKDGKDANYESYAPQWDKHIGYYIEYYPGLMKADVTPVEEGGTVEVGVEEGK; translated from the coding sequence ATGAAAAAAATGTTAAAGAATCAAAAAGGTTTTTCCTTGGTTGAGCTGCTTATAGTTATCGCCATAATGGGTGTACTGGCAGCTGTGGCATTCAGTATGTTTGCCGGTGTACTTGGCAACAGTAAGAGACGTGCTGATGAAAGAACAGCAGATCAGATTGCAAAAGCTATATCAGCATACATGGTTGACACAGGCGACACGGAACTGACTGTGCTTAAATCTGGTGCTGAGGGTTCATCAGAAGTTGAAAATGTAATTGTTAATTTGCAAAAAGAACTTTGGATATGGAAGGATGCGTCAGGTAATTTTGAGTCTGCGGAGGACGCCCCAAGCGATAATCCTGATGCCAAAAAATATGGTCCTTATTTGACACCGAAAGATGGCAAGGATGCAAATTATGAATCTTATGCGCCACAATGGGATAAACATATAGGTTATTACATAGAGTATTATCCAGGCCTTATGAAAGCAGATGTTACTCCTGTTGAGGAAGGCGGCACAGTTGAAGTTGGAGTTGAGGAAGGAAAATAA
- a CDS encoding type II secretion system F family protein produces MPLYSYKVKNEAGKLFTGEAKVDSEEELRRLLLDKGYTPVEIVEKNVINDISQIRLFKPRVKVKDLAVFCRQFSIVLEAGVPIANALDVLREQTTNRTLRECLDDVYDNIQKGIALSNAMRQHPRIFPEMLINMVEAGEISGQLDLVFKRMAIQFEKENKLNQKIRGALTYPIIVTVVAIAVIMILMVAVVPTFVKVLADFDVEMPIYTRILIAVSGFFKSFWFIILGALIVIGAGIAYFSRTYEGKIFFGTLAIKLPVIRGVTRNIMTARLTRTLGTLMSSGVLLIQAMEVVQKVLGNQVIREKIDGVIEEIKKGRGLTAPLAALNYFPPMVISMIRIGEESGNLDFALDKSADFYDEEVEASLAMLTSFIEPAIIIVLALVVGFIVLSVLTPMFTIYNEMSF; encoded by the coding sequence ATGCCACTTTACAGCTACAAGGTTAAAAATGAGGCCGGCAAGTTGTTTACCGGAGAGGCCAAGGTGGACAGCGAGGAGGAACTTCGGCGACTGCTTCTGGACAAGGGATACACCCCGGTAGAAATTGTTGAGAAAAATGTAATAAACGATATAAGTCAGATTCGTTTGTTCAAGCCGAGAGTAAAAGTAAAGGATTTGGCTGTATTCTGCAGGCAGTTTTCCATAGTGTTGGAAGCCGGAGTACCTATAGCAAATGCATTGGACGTGTTGAGGGAACAGACTACAAACAGAACTTTGAGAGAGTGTCTTGATGATGTTTATGACAACATACAAAAAGGTATTGCCCTTTCCAACGCCATGCGGCAGCATCCGAGAATTTTTCCGGAGATGCTGATTAACATGGTTGAAGCTGGAGAAATAAGCGGACAGCTGGATCTGGTTTTTAAGAGAATGGCAATTCAGTTTGAAAAGGAAAACAAATTGAACCAGAAAATAAGAGGTGCACTTACATATCCGATTATAGTAACGGTTGTGGCAATAGCCGTTATAATGATATTGATGGTGGCTGTTGTGCCGACGTTTGTCAAAGTTCTTGCGGATTTTGATGTTGAGATGCCCATTTATACAAGAATATTGATTGCGGTAAGCGGTTTCTTTAAATCTTTTTGGTTTATTATACTTGGCGCTTTGATTGTTATTGGTGCGGGAATAGCATATTTTTCACGAACCTATGAAGGAAAGATATTTTTTGGCACACTCGCTATCAAGCTTCCTGTGATAAGAGGAGTTACGAGGAATATAATGACGGCAAGGCTTACAAGAACATTGGGAACGCTGATGTCCAGCGGCGTCTTGTTGATTCAGGCGATGGAAGTTGTCCAGAAAGTATTGGGAAATCAGGTTATAAGGGAGAAAATTGACGGTGTTATTGAGGAAATAAAAAAAGGAAGAGGTCTTACAGCACCGCTTGCAGCATTGAATTATTTTCCGCCGATGGTCATTTCGATGATCCGAATCGGAGAAGAATCAGGTAATCTGGATTTCGCTCTTGATAAATCGGCAGATTTTTACGACGAGGAAGTTGAGGCTTCCCTTGCAATGCTGACAAGTTTTATTGAACCTGCAATTATAATTGTGTTGGCTTTGGTTGTTGGTTTTATAGTATTGAGTGTGTTGACACCAATGTTCACTATTTACAACGAAATGTCTTTTTAG
- a CDS encoding type IV pilus twitching motility protein PilT, with protein MDINDLLRKTVENDASDLHICAGVPPIIRVYGDLINLNEPVLTPHDCVQLAKQCLSSRMYERFLEVGEVDASYSVPGVARFRVNVFKQRGTCAIAFRAIPTEVPSIEQLGLPGLVYDLAMKQRGLVLITGPTGHGKSTTLAAMINYINSKRRCHIVTIEDPIEYLHRHNKSIINQREIGSDTKSYANALRAVLREDPDVILIGEMRDQETIATALTAAETGHLVLSTLHTVGAAKTIDRIIDVFPPHQQSQVRVQLSTVLMGIISQQLIKRANGKGRVLATETMVWTPAISNLIRESRTPQINTCIQTGSQFGMYTMDSCLAELYKAGEIDYESACQYSVDMDNLRKLISN; from the coding sequence ATGGATATAAATGATTTACTGAGGAAGACAGTCGAAAATGATGCGTCCGACTTGCATATTTGTGCGGGGGTGCCTCCGATTATAAGGGTCTACGGCGATCTTATAAATTTAAACGAGCCGGTGTTAACTCCGCATGATTGTGTGCAGCTTGCCAAGCAATGTTTAAGCAGCAGAATGTATGAACGCTTTCTTGAAGTCGGAGAAGTCGATGCATCGTACTCGGTTCCGGGAGTGGCACGATTCAGGGTAAATGTTTTCAAGCAAAGAGGTACTTGTGCAATTGCATTCAGAGCAATACCTACAGAAGTTCCGTCAATTGAGCAGCTGGGGCTTCCCGGCTTGGTATATGACCTTGCCATGAAGCAGAGAGGTCTTGTTTTGATAACGGGACCTACAGGTCATGGAAAGTCCACTACACTGGCTGCCATGATTAATTACATAAACAGCAAGAGAAGATGTCACATAGTTACGATTGAAGACCCTATAGAGTATTTGCACAGACATAACAAAAGTATTATAAATCAGAGGGAAATAGGTTCTGATACGAAATCCTACGCAAATGCGTTGAGAGCTGTATTAAGAGAAGACCCTGACGTTATACTTATCGGAGAGATGCGTGACCAGGAGACCATTGCAACGGCGCTTACGGCTGCTGAAACAGGTCACTTGGTTTTGTCTACTTTGCATACCGTCGGAGCAGCAAAGACCATCGACAGAATTATCGACGTTTTCCCGCCTCACCAGCAGTCACAGGTAAGGGTTCAGCTTTCCACCGTGCTTATGGGTATCATATCCCAGCAGCTTATAAAAAGAGCAAATGGCAAGGGACGTGTGCTGGCTACTGAGACCATGGTTTGGACGCCCGCTATTTCAAATCTTATTCGTGAAAGCCGTACACCTCAGATAAATACTTGTATTCAGACGGGTTCTCAGTTTGGAATGTATACCATGGACAGTTGCCTTGCAGAACTCTATAAAGCCGGTGAAATTGACTATGAAAGTGCATGCCAGTATTCTGTTGATATGGATAATTTGAGAAAATTAATCTCAAATTAA
- a CDS encoding type II/IV secretion system protein codes for MLGVDTRGIDEILLEMGVLKIVDLKKAWDIQRESNKNIEDVLLELGLVSQKDIMHANAVKMGIPFVDLSTYQISDSSVPLLITRNIANRYKVIPIEKENGVLTVAMSDPTDIFCIDDIRLATALEIKPVLADVKEIERLIVEYFGEEKKPQESKLKAENEEQNKKEELLKMEEELLGREIYNNIKADVETREPEFDLASKGFDQNTYNESGIFKDKIGNILVRAGVITQDQLENALSIQKKSGGLIGQILVKQGYIDRRSLYEFLQKQMGVEYVDIEGIEIDEDIIGLVSPNLAKTHKVIPIEKVDGNLKVAMSDPMNIFSIDDLRLTTGLEIIPCLADEEQISAQLEKYYGKASRKTSAKEIEQKVADLDEEIKKVNEKIAVEITQTEDEDTTIDISDLENAPIVKMVNIIFQKAVATRASDIHIEPQEDCVLIRFRIDGQLVEIMRYDRKILSSIVARIKIISGLNIAEKRIPQDGRIGIKIDDREYDMRVSVLPTMFGEKVVIRIADKEGFNVSKKELGFFEDDLEKFDQIISSPYGIILVTGPTGSGKSTTLYTALRELCKPNVNILTVEDPVESTIKGINQVQVNVKAGLTFATALRAFLRQDPDIIMVGEIRDSETAEIAIRAAITGHLVFSTLHTNDAASSVTRMIDMGIEPFLLSSALVGLIAQRLVRRLCPHCKEAFQPDKNEREILGLKDDEEVTIYRAKGCDECNNTGYKGRIAVYEILTVNREIKELISKNVSSDVIKDAAIKMGMKTLRMNCTRLVKEGITTIDEMLRIAYSID; via the coding sequence ATGCTAGGGGTAGATACAAGAGGTATTGATGAAATACTTTTGGAAATGGGAGTTTTAAAAATAGTTGACCTTAAAAAAGCCTGGGATATTCAGAGGGAAAGCAATAAGAACATTGAGGACGTGCTATTGGAACTCGGTCTTGTATCCCAGAAAGACATAATGCATGCCAATGCCGTGAAGATGGGTATTCCTTTCGTCGATCTGTCAACTTATCAAATCAGCGATTCCAGTGTTCCTTTATTAATTACACGAAACATAGCAAACCGGTACAAGGTTATACCCATAGAAAAGGAAAATGGTGTTTTGACAGTTGCAATGAGTGATCCGACGGATATTTTCTGTATAGATGACATACGTCTTGCAACTGCTTTGGAAATAAAGCCTGTCCTTGCGGATGTCAAGGAGATAGAAAGACTTATTGTTGAATATTTCGGAGAAGAAAAGAAGCCGCAGGAATCGAAATTAAAAGCGGAAAATGAGGAGCAGAACAAGAAAGAAGAACTTTTAAAAATGGAGGAAGAACTTCTTGGAAGAGAGATATATAATAACATAAAAGCCGATGTTGAGACGAGAGAGCCGGAATTTGATTTGGCAAGCAAGGGATTTGATCAGAATACTTACAACGAAAGCGGTATTTTTAAAGATAAAATAGGAAACATCCTTGTACGTGCGGGAGTTATTACACAGGATCAACTGGAAAATGCCCTCAGTATACAGAAAAAATCTGGCGGACTTATCGGTCAGATTTTAGTAAAGCAAGGCTATATTGACAGAAGGTCTCTTTATGAATTTCTCCAAAAACAGATGGGAGTCGAATACGTTGATATTGAGGGAATTGAAATTGATGAGGATATCATTGGTTTGGTATCCCCGAATTTGGCAAAAACCCACAAGGTAATCCCTATTGAAAAAGTGGACGGGAATTTAAAGGTTGCGATGAGCGACCCGATGAACATATTTTCAATTGACGATTTGAGGCTTACAACCGGCCTTGAAATTATTCCTTGCCTTGCCGATGAAGAGCAGATTTCGGCACAGTTGGAAAAATACTACGGAAAAGCTTCCAGGAAGACCAGTGCGAAAGAAATAGAGCAGAAGGTTGCGGATCTTGACGAGGAAATTAAGAAAGTAAATGAAAAAATTGCGGTTGAAATAACTCAAACTGAAGATGAAGATACAACAATTGACATTAGCGATCTTGAAAATGCCCCCATTGTCAAGATGGTTAATATTATCTTCCAGAAAGCCGTGGCTACAAGAGCAAGTGATATTCACATAGAACCCCAGGAAGATTGTGTTTTAATAAGATTCAGAATAGACGGACAACTGGTAGAGATAATGAGATATGACAGAAAGATTCTTTCTTCAATTGTTGCCAGAATAAAAATCATCAGCGGTCTGAATATTGCGGAAAAGAGAATTCCTCAGGACGGAAGAATAGGAATAAAAATTGACGACAGGGAGTATGACATGCGTGTTTCCGTTCTGCCTACAATGTTCGGAGAAAAAGTTGTTATAAGAATTGCCGACAAGGAAGGCTTTAATGTTTCGAAGAAAGAGTTGGGATTCTTTGAAGATGATTTGGAGAAATTTGACCAGATAATATCAAGTCCTTACGGTATTATACTGGTTACCGGACCTACCGGAAGCGGTAAGTCAACAACGCTTTATACCGCGCTGAGGGAATTGTGCAAGCCTAATGTCAACATACTTACTGTTGAGGATCCTGTTGAAAGTACTATAAAGGGTATAAATCAGGTACAGGTGAATGTAAAAGCTGGTTTGACATTTGCTACGGCACTGAGAGCGTTCTTAAGACAGGACCCCGACATAATAATGGTGGGAGAGATACGTGACTCGGAAACAGCTGAAATAGCAATCCGTGCAGCTATCACGGGACACCTTGTTTTCAGTACATTGCACACTAACGATGCTGCAAGTTCTGTTACAAGAATGATTGACATGGGAATAGAGCCGTTCCTGTTGTCTTCGGCTCTGGTTGGATTGATTGCGCAAAGACTTGTAAGAAGACTCTGTCCTCATTGCAAGGAAGCTTTCCAGCCGGATAAGAATGAGAGAGAGATTCTTGGCTTGAAAGATGATGAAGAAGTTACAATATATCGTGCAAAAGGGTGCGACGAATGTAACAATACCGGTTACAAAGGAAGAATAGCGGTTTATGAGATTCTGACGGTCAATAGGGAAATAAAGGAACTGATATCCAAGAACGTAAGTTCCGATGTAATAAAAGATGCGGCTATTAAAATGGGCATGAAAACATTGAGAATGAACTGTACGAGGTTGGTTAAAGAAGGTATTACTACGATAGATGAGATGCTTCGTATTGCATATTCCATAGACTAG
- a CDS encoding permease has protein sequence MNILAMIFGWLNDQLLKMRWLSELVRLLVEKVFGLPVSERIGGSIHFFIYDTIKIFILLSLLIFVISYIQSYFPPERTKKILGKIKGIKGNILGALLGTITPFCSCSSIPIFIGFTSAGLPLGITFSFLISSPMVDLASLMLLISFFGLKIAIAYVVVGLILAVIGGTLIEKFRLEKYVEGYVREIENVDAEVPEMTRKERISYSKEQVRDIIKRVWLYVLIGVGIGAAIHNWIPQTFIENVVGGNNPFAVMLATVVGIPMYADIFGTLPIAEALFAKGVDVGV, from the coding sequence ATGAACATATTAGCCATGATATTCGGTTGGTTAAATGACCAACTATTAAAAATGAGATGGCTTTCAGAATTGGTAAGACTTCTTGTGGAAAAAGTATTTGGTTTACCTGTTAGCGAAAGGATAGGCGGAAGTATTCACTTTTTTATATACGATACAATTAAAATATTTATATTATTATCACTATTAATATTTGTCATATCCTATATCCAGAGTTATTTTCCGCCAGAGAGGACAAAGAAGATTCTCGGAAAGATAAAAGGCATTAAAGGGAATATACTTGGGGCACTGCTTGGTACGATAACTCCCTTTTGCAGTTGCTCCAGTATACCAATTTTTATAGGTTTTACTTCGGCTGGATTGCCTTTAGGCATAACCTTTTCTTTCTTAATATCTTCGCCAATGGTAGATTTGGCGTCATTAATGTTGTTAATTTCATTTTTCGGTCTTAAAATTGCCATAGCCTATGTTGTAGTAGGCTTAATTTTGGCAGTTATTGGAGGAACTTTAATAGAAAAGTTTAGACTTGAAAAATATGTAGAAGGATATGTAAGGGAAATTGAAAATGTTGATGCGGAAGTGCCTGAAATGACTCGTAAGGAAAGAATATCATATTCAAAGGAACAGGTCAGAGATATTATCAAAAGGGTTTGGCTATATGTATTAATCGGTGTAGGCATAGGGGCGGCTATTCATAACTGGATTCCACAGACATTCATAGAAAATGTGGTTGGAGGTAATAATCCATTTGCAGTGATGCTTGCTACTGTAGTGGGCATTCCAATGTATGCTGATATATTCGGTACTCTTCCAATAGCCGAAGCGTTATTTGCAAAAGGAGTGGACGTAGGTGTATAA
- a CDS encoding arsenate reductase ArsC translates to MKKKVAFVCVHNSCRSQMAEGWAKKLGSDVLEAYSAGTEKYPEVKPLAVQVMEEAGVDMSDHHPKLLSDIPAEVDILITMGCNVECPYVPCQHIEDWGLSDPSGGPIEDYRKTRDIIKEKVEDLIQRVKNNQI, encoded by the coding sequence ATGAAAAAGAAGGTTGCTTTTGTATGTGTCCACAACTCTTGCCGTTCTCAAATGGCAGAAGGTTGGGCAAAGAAGTTGGGAAGTGACGTATTAGAAGCATATTCGGCAGGGACGGAAAAATACCCTGAAGTGAAGCCACTAGCAGTACAGGTAATGGAAGAAGCAGGAGTGGATATGAGTGACCATCATCCGAAACTATTAAGCGATATTCCGGCGGAAGTAGATATATTAATAACGATGGGATGTAATGTAGAATGCCCTTATGTACCATGCCAGCATATAGAAGATTGGGGGCTTAGTGACCCGTCAGGCGGACCAATAGAGGATTACAGAAAAACAAGAGATATAATTAAGGAAAAAGTCGAGGATTTAATACAGAGAGTAAAGAACAATCAGATTTGA
- the arsB gene encoding ACR3 family arsenite efflux transporter translates to MQENKGLGFFEKYLTVWVAVCIIVGVAIGQLVPSIPETLSKFEYANVSIPVAILIWLMIYPMMLKIDFSSIVRATKKPKGLIVTCVTNWLIKPFTMYLIAAFFLKVVFSRWIGPDLATDYLAGAVLLGAAPCTAMVFVWSYLTKSDPAYTLVQVAVNDLIILFAFTPIVAFLLGVSNVTVPYDTLILSTILFVVIPLAGGYLTRRNIIKHKSIEYFENIFLKKFDNVTIVGLLLTLVIIFSFQGEIILSNPLHIILIAIPLIIQTFFIFFIAYGWAKIWKLPHDIAAPAGMIGASNFFELAVAVAISLFGLESGAALATVVGVLVEVPVMLTLVRIANSTRHWFQ, encoded by the coding sequence ATGCAAGAAAATAAAGGATTAGGTTTTTTTGAAAAGTACCTTACAGTATGGGTAGCAGTATGCATTATAGTAGGAGTTGCAATAGGACAATTAGTTCCTTCAATCCCTGAAACTTTAAGCAAATTTGAATATGCAAATGTATCAATTCCTGTTGCTATTCTCATATGGCTAATGATTTACCCAATGATGCTGAAAATTGATTTTTCAAGCATTGTCAGGGCAACAAAAAAACCGAAGGGACTAATAGTTACTTGTGTAACAAACTGGCTTATCAAGCCTTTTACAATGTATCTTATTGCAGCGTTTTTCTTGAAAGTAGTGTTCAGTAGGTGGATTGGTCCGGATTTAGCGACAGACTATCTTGCAGGTGCAGTATTATTAGGAGCCGCACCATGTACCGCTATGGTATTCGTATGGAGTTATCTGACAAAAAGCGACCCTGCTTATACATTAGTGCAGGTAGCAGTGAATGACCTGATAATATTGTTTGCATTTACACCAATTGTTGCATTCCTATTAGGGGTAAGTAATGTGACCGTTCCTTATGACACGCTGATATTATCAACAATCCTGTTTGTTGTTATTCCATTGGCAGGAGGGTACCTTACTAGAAGGAACATCATTAAACATAAGAGTATAGAGTATTTCGAGAACATTTTTCTCAAGAAATTTGATAATGTAACAATCGTAGGTTTGCTTCTCACTTTAGTAATTATTTTCTCGTTCCAGGGTGAAATAATTTTAAGTAATCCCTTGCATATTATATTAATTGCCATACCATTAATTATCCAGACATTCTTTATATTCTTCATTGCTTATGGATGGGCAAAGATATGGAAACTTCCCCATGATATTGCAGCACCTGCGGGAATGATTGGAGCAAGCAATTTCTTTGAACTTGCAGTTGCAGTGGCAATTTCACTCTTTGGACTGGAATCTGGAGCCGCTCTTGCAACAGTTGTAGGGGTATTGGTTGAAGTCCCGGTCATGCTTACATTGGTCAGGATTGCAAATAGTACAAGGCATTGGTTTCAATAA
- a CDS encoding ArsR/SmtB family transcription factor, whose protein sequence is MDLIEIFKALGDENRIRILNLLIRQELCVCEIETVLDMTQSNASRHLNKLKTSGIITSEKKSQWVYYRVDNKFIEENNLLYEFIKNKMAENTQLLRDIETLKKYKNSNFTCEQLREDKSQVLKYLREQCNNN, encoded by the coding sequence TTGGATTTAATAGAAATCTTTAAAGCGTTGGGAGATGAAAACAGAATTAGAATACTCAATTTGCTAATAAGACAGGAACTCTGTGTGTGCGAGATAGAAACAGTGCTGGATATGACGCAGTCTAATGCTTCAAGACATCTAAATAAATTAAAAACTTCAGGTATTATAACCAGTGAAAAGAAATCTCAATGGGTCTATTACAGAGTAGATAACAAGTTTATTGAAGAAAATAACCTACTATATGAATTTATTAAAAACAAGATGGCTGAAAATACACAATTGTTAAGAGATATAGAGACACTTAAAAAATATAAAAACAGTAACTTTACATGTGAGCAACTACGGGAAGATAAAAGTCAGGTTCTTAAGTATCTTCGAGAGCAGTGCAATAACAATTAA